The following nucleotide sequence is from Alkalihalobacillus sp. LMS39.
TCAAAATTGAGGGTGTCTGATTTTCAGGCATCCTTGTTATATCAACATATTTTAGTATAGCAGTGAAGCTTTGAAAGCTTATTCTAGAAAAGACCCAAGTGAATCATTCAACACTTGGGCGGTTGTTTATGGTAAGTAAGCGGCCATGAAAACCGTTATCTGTGAACATTGCTAGCGTTTTGGAACGTTGGGGGACACAGGAGCAGTTAATCATCATATATCGCTAGGAATAGAGTTGCTTTTGAGTGAATAAGCGCTCCTGTGGCCGCTAAAAAACGGAAATCCGTATAAAGTTCACAAATAACGGCTGCTCTGACCGCGAAAATGAGACTTGGGATAGAAAGCAGTGAAGCTTTGAAAGCTTTTTCAAGAAGAGCGAAGGCTCCGCACCTGCGCGTTTCACCCCAAGAAGAGCACTTGGGGTTCACTTTCAAAAGCGGGCAGGGCTCCGCACTTCGCTTGAAAGAAAAGACGCTCCGCGTTTTTCTTATTTCAAAAGAGATTTCAGTGTTAACTGGAGGAGTAAAAGATGCGAAATCGAGGAATGTGGTACTGGTTCTTTTTATCACCAGTTCTATTAGCGTTAACGGTTGTTGTTATATTTCCATTATTGTATGGGTTTTATTATTCGTTTACAAATTGGAATGGGATTACAAGTACAGAATTTGTAGGACTATCCAATTATATAAAGCTGTTTAGTGATAGTAACTTTATTAATTCACTATGGTTTACAACGAAGTTTTCTGTAGTATCTGTGTTATTAATTAATGTGGTTGGGCTGTCATTAGCTTTACTCGTTACTCAAAAGCTTCGTTCAAGTAATGTTTTACGAACGATTTTCTTTATGCCTAACTTAATTGGTGGATTAATTCTTGGATTTATTTGGCAGTTCATTTTTATTCGCGTATTTGATAGTGTCGGATTTGCGCTTGGAATTGTAGGATTACAAGGCTGGCTATCCACCCCAACAACTGGATTTTGGGGACTTGTCATCTTAATGGTTTGGCAAATGTCAGGTTATATTATGATTATTTATATTGCGTATTTGCAAGGCGTTCCTCAAGAATTAATTGAGGCAGCAGAAATTGATGGAGCCAACAGTGTTCAACGCTTTTTCCATGTTACGTTTCCTTTAGTCGCACCTGCTTTTACGATTAGTATGTTTTTAACATTGTCCAATGCATTTAAATTATATGACCAAAACCTATCATTAACAGGTGGAGGACCATATAACTCTACACAAATGGTAGCGATGGAGATTTTTAATACTGCTTTTTCAGCGAACCAAATGGCTTATGCCCAAGCAAAAGCCGTAATCTTCTTTATCATTGTCGCTGCAATTTCATTAACACAAGTGTATTACAATAAAAAGAGGGAGGTTGAGCTATAATGAGTCAATTAGCGACAGAAACAAAGTCGGTTCAAGTGAGTGGGCGAACGAAAAAAAGAAGAAAGAAAAACTTCACTCTAGAAATTTTTGGCGTCCTATTAGCTCTTGTCTGGCTTTCTCCCTTTTATTTAATGATGGTGAACTCTTTTAAATCGAAACGAGAAATTTTCGCTGATACGATTAAGCTGCCAGAAGAGTTTACATTTGAAAACTATGTTACAGCATTTGAACGTTTAGATTTTATGAAAACCTTTTTTAATTCGGCATTTATTACAGTGAGTAGTGTTGCAATTATTATCATCTTTGCATCAATGGCGGCTTATGCTTTAAGTCGACAAAAAAGCAAACTAAGCTCATTTTTCTTATTAATGTTTGTGGCTGCTATGTTAATTCCATTTCAATCGGTTATGCTTCCTTTAGTTTCAATTTTTGGGAGTGCAAATATGCTCAACCAATACGGGTTAATTTTTATGTATTTAGGTTTTGGAAGTAGTTTATCGATTTTCTTGTTCCATGGTGCTTTAAATTCGATTCCAAAATCTTTAGATGAAGCAGCAACCATTGATGGTTGTAATCGACTACAAGTATTTTGGTTTATCATTTTTCCTTTGTTAAAGCCAATCGCTATAACGGTAGGGATTCTAAATACAATTTGGATTTGGAATGACTATTTACTTCCTTCACTTGTTATTAATAATGAGGCAATGTTGACGATTCCGTTGCGATTATTTTACTTCTTTGGAGAATATACGAAACAATGGCATCTTGCACTAGCGGGATTAACAATTTCAATTTTACCAGTTATTATCGGTTATTTCTTTGCGCAAAAGCAAATTATTAAAGGTGTAGCTGATGGAGCGGTTAAATAAATACGATTATTAGTAAAAAGGAACGATGGGAATGACCCTTCGTCCTTTTTAGATTATAATAGAATGATAGCTAATTCCTCGTAAAATATGAAGTTGTTGTATGAAAGGTTGAATGATATGTCAGTAACGATAAAAGACGTTGCAAAAAAGGCACAAGTTGCCCCATCAACGGTCTCCAGAGTTATCGCAAATAGTCCTCAAATTAGCGAAAAAACAAAACGGAAAGTCCGAAAAATCATGGATGAAATGGGTTACCATATTAATGTGAATGCTCGGAATTTAGCGATAAAATCAACAAAAACGATCGGAATTGTAATGCCAAGCTCAACTGTACATTCCCTTTATAATCCTTTCTTCCCAGAAGTCATTCGTGGCATTAGTGCCTATTGCCATTTAAAAGAATATAGTATTACACTCACAACTGGAGAATCGAAAGAAGAAATTTACAATGATGTTGTGCAAATGGTGCAAGGAAGAAAAGTAGATGCCATTATCGTGTTATATTCTAGTAGTGATGATGCGGTTGTACCTTATTTACATGAGAAGAACTTTCCATTTGTGTTAATAGGAAAACCGTTTCATGACCCAGATAATGTGATGTATGTAGACAATGATAATTACAAGGCTTCACGAGAACTTACGGAGTATTTAATACAGTTAGGTCATAAACGGATTGCTTTTATTACGGGTGATATTAAATATGAAGTGACAAAAAACCGGTTAAAAGGGTTTCAGGAAGCATTATTTTTCGCCCAACTTGATATTCGAAAAGAATATATTAAGCATATTAGTTTAAGTAGGGAAGAGGGACGAAAAGCAGTAGATGAAATCATGAAATTATCGGAACCACCGACCGCCTTCATTGTTGCGGACGAGCTCGTTTCTCTAGGTGTTTTAAGTGCGTTACGAGACAAGCAAATCAAGGTTCCGGATGATATTAGTGTAGCAAATTTCAATAATACGTTAATCTCTGAATTAGCAAGTCCGCCACTAACAACCGTTGATGTAAACATTTTTCAACTTGGATATGAAGCCTCCAAAGCTGCGCTTGAAATGCTAGAAAATCCTGATATTATGAAAAAGCATATATTAGTCCCTACAAAAATTATTGTGAGGGAAACTTGTAAAAAAATTAAATAGGTTTGAAGTTATGATAAAAAGGGAACTATTTAGTATTATGATACTAATTATTTCCCTTTTTTTGGTTGTATTAGTTAATTATATAGTCTTGAAGTAGTGGTGTTCATGTTGTATAATGTTTGTATAATGATTTTATATTTATATTGTAGGAGGAAATGAAAATGTGGAATGTGCAAGTTGAAGACAGAACAAAAAAAATAATTGCTATTCAATGGTCTGGAAAGGTGACACCCGAAGATATTGAAGCTGCCAATACGAAACTAGAAAAGGAAATTACTAGTTTACATACAAATGAGTTTGATGTAATCGTAGATATGGTGGATGTTTCTGTCATGATTCCTGAATCGCAAAAGAAACTAGTAGACCACCAACAATGGTTATTACAAAAAGGAATGAAGCGCGCTGCTGTCATTGTAAATGGAACAATTGCAAAACTTCAATTAAAACGAACAGCACGTGAGTCAAGTCATCAAAATGAATTTCATTTTGAAACGTTCGAAGAAGCATTGACGTTTTTAAAAGGGTAAGGGTGCTGGGGAATTCCAAACAATTTGAAGAAGGCTTAATTTTGTCGTGAAATATAAAAAGCTTGCAAATGCAAGCTTTTTATATTTTTAACTGATATGGAAATGTAACAACAATTCTTGTTCCTAAGCCTAATTCGCTAGTCACATGTATGACACCATGGAAATGTTCCACTAGCTTATGAACCATATAAAGGCCGATGCCTTGGCCGGCAATTTCTTGATTTGTTTTTTGATATTTTTCAAACAAACGATTTAACTGATCACCCGACATGCCTACCCCATTATCAACGACCTCAATATAAAGAAACTCTGAGTCTTTATAACTATGTAAATAAATTGATTCTCCTTCATGGCTGTACTTGATGGCGTTGCTTAATAAGTTTGAAATAATTAACTTAAAGCCCATTGCATTCCCATTAATTATAACGTTTTCATCAATCTGTAATGTATAATCAAATTTGATATTTTGAGTCCGAGCTTTTACATCCATGACATGGAGGACATCATGAATCGTTGGAAGCACAGGTATGGCTGTTTTCTTCCAAAAAGTATCAATCGTTAGCATTTGCTCGGTTTGAATAATATGATGAATTTCATGATCAATGGCAATGGAATAGTCTTCGATAACACTTAGTTTCTCTTTAATATCAGGATTATCAATCTCAGACTTTATAATCGTAGCAAAAGACTTTATGACAGTTAGGGGGTTCCGCACTTCATGGGCAACGACATGAATAAAATCGAGTTTTTGCTTATAAAAGTCCATTTCTGATTCGATGCTATTTTGAATGGATAATGATGGATAAATCAAATGTTCAGATTTATGGTATAGTGAGGAAGGTGCCAAATCTGTATCCGTCATAATAAATTCATGGTTACGCATCATTTCCGTTTGGATATAAGCTGGTACTTTCCTCCCGTTATAGGCGCAAACTGTAATATAACCCATTTCATTAATTGTTAAATCACATTCACATTCAAAAGAGTTCAGTTTTTCCTCGATATCAGGCTGCTCTTTCCAATCAATATATCCCCACACTCGAACAGGGATTTGCTTTGATAAAAATGGCTTGACCACATTTTTAAAATTCCGTAACACTTGTTCAAACTGAAAATCCATTTTTGTCCCATAGAAGTGTTCTTGATTTATGAAAGTAACCCATTCTTGAATTTCTGTCTCATCCACATATTGCAAGAGGGCATGTTGAACTGTATTAGTATGATACTCATTATCTATAAATACAACAGCTTGTCCAAGAGACTTTGCTGTAAGAATAAATGACAAAGCATTTTCGATATATTTTTCAGGAGAATTAAAGAAATAAAGAATATGAGAACCATCTTTGATGTTTATATTTTTTGTTAGCGCAATTGTAGCAACCAATCGTGGCACCATCCTTTCATCTTAAGATAAGTATACATGAAATTAACAACGGAAATTATAGGCTATTGTCATGAGTTTTAAAAATGATTGTAAGTAATGCTGACATATTTACTGTAGTTGTTAGAATCTTCTGTAATAATGAACTCAATATAAAATTGAGGTGATGAGATATGAAACTATCTGAATTAAAGAAAAGTGGTCACGCTCCATCTTTGCTTTCGTCTTTTTTATACTTTGATATTAGCTTTATGATTTGGGTTTTACTAGGGGCATTAGGAGTGTATATTACTGCTGATTTTGGACTTACAGCGGGTCAAGTCGGGTTAATTGTCGCTATACCCATATTAGCTGGGTCATTTTTCCGAATTGTGATGGGGGTGTTAACAGATCGTTTTGGACCAAAGAAGACCGCCATTGGTGGAATGCTCGTTACAATGATACCGTTATTATGGGGCTGGTTATTTGGACACACGGTCACCGAATTATTTCTAATCGGAATATTACTAGGGGTAGCAGGCGCGAGTTTTGCAGCGGCTCTTCCTATGGCAAGTCGTTGGTATCCTCCACACTTACAAGGGTTAGCAATGGGGATTGCAGGTGCAGGAAATAGCGGAACATTATTAGCCACTTTATTCGGACCGCGTATTGCAGAGTATGTTGGTTGGAATGGAGTTTTCGGTGTTGCGATTATCCCATTAGGACTAGTGCTACTCTCTTATATATTTCTTGCCAAAGAACCGCCGAATCAACCAGCACCAAAACCTCTAAAGGAATATTTTGCTGTTTTCAAAGAAAAAGATACATTATATTTTTGCTTGCTTTATAGTGTAACATTTGGTGGATTTGTCGGGTTAGCTAGCTTTTTAAGCTACTTTTTTGTAACACAATATAGCGTAAGTGGAGTTCGTGCTGGTGATTTCGTAACTTTAATTGTTGCATCTGGTAGTTTTCTCCGACCTGTAGGAGGCTATATCGCTGATAAAATTGGTGGTGTTCGTTTACTTCAGTTTTTATTCATTGGTGTAGCTGTATGTATGGCAGGTGTTGCATTCCTACCGCCATTAGCGTTAGTTACTGTTATTTTATTTATCGGTATGGGATGTCTTGGTATGGGAAATGGTGCTATTTTCCAACTTGTACCACAACGATTTCAAAAGGAAATTGGAATGGTGACGGGAATTGTTGGTGCTGCTGGTGGAATTGGAGGCTTTTTCTTACCAAATATTTTAGGAACATTAAAAGACATGACAGGGACGTATGCAAGTGGCTTTATTACATTTTCCCTCATTGCTTTAGTTGCATTAGGATTACTCCTCGTTGCACAAGCAGGTTGGAGAAAGCAATGGAAATTATCAGGTGAGTCAGTAAAAATTTAAGACGTGTATACTACCGGGTGAGTCTTCTCGTATTATCATACGAAGAAGTCTCACTTTTTTCTTGTTCCTAAAGATTCTGTAAAAGGTGTCTGATTTTGATTCAGTTTCTTACTATGTGGTACGATAATTATGGAAGAATAAAGTGGAGAGCGGAAAGGAAGGAATTGATAAGATGGCAGAGATTAAATATGAGATAATTGAAACTTTAGGAGTGTTATCAACGTCTGCAAAGGGCTGGCAAAAAGAAGTGAATTTAATTAGCTGGAACGACAGACCACCGAAATATGATATTCGAGAATGGGCACCGAACCATGAAAAAATGGGAAAAGGGATTACATTATCTGAAGAAGAAATTGAACAGCTAAAGAAAATATTAAAGTAGTGAAAAACGTCCCAAAAGGCTCATTCCTTTTGAGACGTTTCTTTTGATGAAGTTATCCTTCTAATAAATCATAGTTTGTTGCATAAGTCCCTTCTCCGTATAGCATAATGATTTCGTCACTATGATAATGGATATAAGCAAGGCCAATATGTTTCCCGAAAATATAAGTTGTATCATTGACTACGACTTCGATTGCTTTAATCTCCTCTTCACTTACATCATCAGCAGGAAGAAGAATTAACGTCGGTTGAGCGGATTCATCAGTACTAAAGTATAACCGTTGTTCATTAGATGGTTGAGATTGAACCCACTCCACCGCTTCTTTCATTTCATTCTTGTTCGTATACGTTTCAATCGTTGCAAATTCATCACTATCTTCATAAAAGCGATGGGTAATAACAATCTTTCGCTCTTGTTCATTTATAGTAAGCAACTGATAATACTCAACCGCATATCCTTGGTGGCCTTTAGCTAACAATGCATCTTTGTTACGATGAATAATTTCCATTCCTTCCCCAAGCCCTGTTCCAGGAGAGTCGGTTTGATAAGAATCGAGTACTTTATACTCTTCGATAACTTCAGAAAATGTTAATTGTTCGGCTTGTTCGTATGTAGTCTGCGCTTCCCCACCAGGAATACCGAGACGTTCTCCATTTTCTGTTGTTTGTTCTCGTTGGGCCGTTGTGTTTGGTTCTGTTTCATTTACTTGACCACAAGCTACGGTAAGTAAAAGAAAAGACGATATCATGATATACATAATAATTTTCAAAGGTGTATTCCTCCTTGTTTCTAACATCGTTCAATATTTCATTATTACCAAATGTAAAAAGAAATAGTCTAACGATATAAACGAAGGAGGGATTAACGCTTTACATTGAAAAGGCTTGAAGTAAATCTTCTTTTTCAGTTTCAGATAACCATTTGTTTTCGAAGAGGTCCGTGTTCTTGTTTTAATAAAGAAAGAGCTTTACATAACGGTCCAGAATAAACAGACATTCCAAATTGAAAATCCATAATACCGCCTCCAATAATCATCATCTCTCTATCATTTAACAGTAAAGAAAATATTCATGCCGTGATACGAATCACAGTCGTTTAAAACGGGTTACAGTATAATAAGAGTATTGCTGGAATGGGGGAATAAAATGGGGTTTTTTATTGAAGAAATCACTTATACTCAATTAATGAAACAAGCTGAGAGACAACATATAGCATTGCAACAATTAGTACTGGAGATAAGCCCGTTCATTACTAAATTACTTCAAGACTATGGCACTATACATTCCGAGCTTCATGAGTTATATTTCAATTTTCACCAATTACAGTTTGAGTTGGAGTACCATATAATAAAAGAAGAAACGGCGGTGTTTACGAAAATCAAATTATATGAACAAACAAAAGATGCAAGCTCACTTTTGATTACTCTACAAACGATTTGTGAGTTAAGGAAAGAGTTTGAACTTATCATTGATTTACTTAAAGAATTAAGAAGAATTACGAATGGTTTCAAACCGCCTTCTGAAGTTTGCCCAACGTACAAGTTAACCTATATGAAACTAGAACATTTTGATAAAAACGTAATTGAACATATTAACCTTGAACATCATTTATTGTTTACACGGTTTGAAGATGAAGTAGCGTAAACTATGAGGGACACTTGCACTGGCAAATAAGAAAAGCTACACTAGGAGAAAAATGAAAAGGATGAGACCTTTGCCAGACATTCACCCATTATTAAAGAAATTACAAGTGAAAAGTGAAACAATGTCATTACTAGTGTTGCAAGCTCCAACTGAGTATGAAACGACAATGAAAGAGTTCGATATGACAGTTGATCAAGAAAGAAAAAATGAGACTTATGGTTTCATTCAAGTTTTTGGAATAAGCAATGAAACGATTAAAGAAGCAGCACAACAAGTGCTACCATTTTTACAAGAGGATGGACTATTGTGGTTATGCTATCCGAAGAAATCCTCAAAAAAGTATAAAGGGTCAAATTGTAGCCGGGATACGGTGGCTGCTTTGCTTGCGGAGGAAGGATTTGAACCTGTTCGTCAAATCGCGATTGATGAAGATTGGTCCGCATTACGATTCCGCCCAGTTGATAAAATAAAAACGATGAAACGCTCATTTGCTGTTACTGA
It contains:
- a CDS encoding sugar ABC transporter permease — its product is MRNRGMWYWFFLSPVLLALTVVVIFPLLYGFYYSFTNWNGITSTEFVGLSNYIKLFSDSNFINSLWFTTKFSVVSVLLINVVGLSLALLVTQKLRSSNVLRTIFFMPNLIGGLILGFIWQFIFIRVFDSVGFALGIVGLQGWLSTPTTGFWGLVILMVWQMSGYIMIIYIAYLQGVPQELIEAAEIDGANSVQRFFHVTFPLVAPAFTISMFLTLSNAFKLYDQNLSLTGGGPYNSTQMVAMEIFNTAFSANQMAYAQAKAVIFFIIVAAISLTQVYYNKKREVEL
- a CDS encoding carbohydrate ABC transporter permease, which translates into the protein MSQLATETKSVQVSGRTKKRRKKNFTLEIFGVLLALVWLSPFYLMMVNSFKSKREIFADTIKLPEEFTFENYVTAFERLDFMKTFFNSAFITVSSVAIIIIFASMAAYALSRQKSKLSSFFLLMFVAAMLIPFQSVMLPLVSIFGSANMLNQYGLIFMYLGFGSSLSIFLFHGALNSIPKSLDEAATIDGCNRLQVFWFIIFPLLKPIAITVGILNTIWIWNDYLLPSLVINNEAMLTIPLRLFYFFGEYTKQWHLALAGLTISILPVIIGYFFAQKQIIKGVADGAVK
- a CDS encoding LacI family DNA-binding transcriptional regulator, which translates into the protein MSVTIKDVAKKAQVAPSTVSRVIANSPQISEKTKRKVRKIMDEMGYHINVNARNLAIKSTKTIGIVMPSSTVHSLYNPFFPEVIRGISAYCHLKEYSITLTTGESKEEIYNDVVQMVQGRKVDAIIVLYSSSDDAVVPYLHEKNFPFVLIGKPFHDPDNVMYVDNDNYKASRELTEYLIQLGHKRIAFITGDIKYEVTKNRLKGFQEALFFAQLDIRKEYIKHISLSREEGRKAVDEIMKLSEPPTAFIVADELVSLGVLSALRDKQIKVPDDISVANFNNTLISELASPPLTTVDVNIFQLGYEASKAALEMLENPDIMKKHILVPTKIIVRETCKKIK
- a CDS encoding STAS/SEC14 domain-containing protein, with the translated sequence MWNVQVEDRTKKIIAIQWSGKVTPEDIEAANTKLEKEITSLHTNEFDVIVDMVDVSVMIPESQKKLVDHQQWLLQKGMKRAAVIVNGTIAKLQLKRTARESSHQNEFHFETFEEALTFLKG
- a CDS encoding MEDS domain-containing protein, with the translated sequence MVPRLVATIALTKNINIKDGSHILYFFNSPEKYIENALSFILTAKSLGQAVVFIDNEYHTNTVQHALLQYVDETEIQEWVTFINQEHFYGTKMDFQFEQVLRNFKNVVKPFLSKQIPVRVWGYIDWKEQPDIEEKLNSFECECDLTINEMGYITVCAYNGRKVPAYIQTEMMRNHEFIMTDTDLAPSSLYHKSEHLIYPSLSIQNSIESEMDFYKQKLDFIHVVAHEVRNPLTVIKSFATIIKSEIDNPDIKEKLSVIEDYSIAIDHEIHHIIQTEQMLTIDTFWKKTAIPVLPTIHDVLHVMDVKARTQNIKFDYTLQIDENVIINGNAMGFKLIISNLLSNAIKYSHEGESIYLHSYKDSEFLYIEVVDNGVGMSGDQLNRLFEKYQKTNQEIAGQGIGLYMVHKLVEHFHGVIHVTSELGLGTRIVVTFPYQLKI
- a CDS encoding nitrate/nitrite transporter translates to MKLSELKKSGHAPSLLSSFLYFDISFMIWVLLGALGVYITADFGLTAGQVGLIVAIPILAGSFFRIVMGVLTDRFGPKKTAIGGMLVTMIPLLWGWLFGHTVTELFLIGILLGVAGASFAAALPMASRWYPPHLQGLAMGIAGAGNSGTLLATLFGPRIAEYVGWNGVFGVAIIPLGLVLLSYIFLAKEPPNQPAPKPLKEYFAVFKEKDTLYFCLLYSVTFGGFVGLASFLSYFFVTQYSVSGVRAGDFVTLIVASGSFLRPVGGYIADKIGGVRLLQFLFIGVAVCMAGVAFLPPLALVTVILFIGMGCLGMGNGAIFQLVPQRFQKEIGMVTGIVGAAGGIGGFFLPNILGTLKDMTGTYASGFITFSLIALVALGLLLVAQAGWRKQWKLSGESVKI
- a CDS encoding YdbC family protein; the encoded protein is MAEIKYEIIETLGVLSTSAKGWQKEVNLISWNDRPPKYDIREWAPNHEKMGKGITLSEEEIEQLKKILK
- a CDS encoding hemerythrin domain-containing protein; its protein translation is MGFFIEEITYTQLMKQAERQHIALQQLVLEISPFITKLLQDYGTIHSELHELYFNFHQLQFELEYHIIKEETAVFTKIKLYEQTKDASSLLITLQTICELRKEFELIIDLLKELRRITNGFKPPSEVCPTYKLTYMKLEHFDKNVIEHINLEHHLLFTRFEDEVA
- a CDS encoding DUF3052 domain-containing protein; this translates as MKRMRPLPDIHPLLKKLQVKSETMSLLVLQAPTEYETTMKEFDMTVDQERKNETYGFIQVFGISNETIKEAAQQVLPFLQEDGLLWLCYPKKSSKKYKGSNCSRDTVAALLAEEGFEPVRQIAIDEDWSALRFRPVDKIKTMKRSFAVTEKGKARTEEK